The Methylomarinum vadi genome has a window encoding:
- a CDS encoding DUF6781 family protein, giving the protein MNDTAQQVEDTVREAIESGEDIYQKVRTITLKALTERELDRENIDDVVKAVGKGISSGMNKQYDSTRNVLQQSTKALDDALASTAEATKLAVEEASSRMENFSQTDLKKSMDDLKGLEEMFLDTIADIAKESGGMAAEVAEDFFKHMQIKGTAVGRETKSMLESIKHITVTGESSAVSTARDTAATLAKIGSGILAGIAESLQPEQDKK; this is encoded by the coding sequence ATGAACGATACTGCGCAACAAGTCGAAGATACGGTTCGCGAAGCCATTGAATCGGGTGAGGATATATATCAAAAAGTAAGAACTATTACGTTAAAGGCGTTGACCGAGCGGGAACTCGATCGGGAAAACATCGACGATGTCGTTAAGGCGGTAGGCAAGGGGATCAGTTCTGGCATGAACAAGCAATACGATTCGACCAGGAATGTCTTGCAGCAATCGACAAAAGCCCTCGACGATGCCTTGGCCAGTACGGCCGAAGCCACGAAGCTAGCCGTAGAGGAGGCTTCTTCGAGAATGGAAAATTTTTCCCAGACCGACCTGAAGAAGTCGATGGACGATTTGAAGGGGTTGGAGGAAATGTTTTTGGATACGATCGCTGATATCGCCAAGGAAAGCGGCGGAATGGCAGCGGAAGTTGCCGAAGATTTTTTCAAACACATGCAAATCAAAGGGACGGCCGTGGGTCGCGAAACCAAATCCATGTTGGAATCGATCAAGCATATTACCGTAACGGGTGAAAGCTCGGCTGTGTCCACGGCGCGTGATACGGCGGCAACATTGGCCAAGATAGGCAGCGGCATCCTGGCGGGAATAGCCGAAAGCCTGCAGCCCGAACAAGACAAGAAATAA